Sequence from the Candidatus Binatia bacterium genome:
ATGGCGTCGATGAGCAGGAACGCCCGGTGCTGCGGCGCGAGCTCAGGCGCGGCCAGGTGGAAGCCTTCTTTGGCAAACAGGATGCAACAGAGGTGGTATTGGAGGCTTGCGGTGGCTCCCATCATTGGGGTCGCTTGTTCAGCCGGCTGGGCCATCGCGTTCGCCTGATCCCGCCGCAATACGTCAAGCCGTTCGTCAAACGGGCCAAGAATGACCGCAACGATGCCGAGGCAATCAGCGAGGCGGCGTCACGTCCCTGCATGCGCTCGGTCGTGGTCAAGACCGTCGACCAGCAGGCCGACGGCATAATCCTCAAACATCATGAGATGCTGGTGAGCCAGCGCACCCAGGCGATCAATGCCCTACGCGGCCATGCGGCGGAATTCGGCGTGGTGGCCGCC
This genomic interval carries:
- a CDS encoding IS110 family transposase: MKYKRIAIDTSKHVFTLHGVDEQERPVLRRELRRGQVEAFFGKQDATEVVLEACGGSHHWGRLFSRLGHRVRLIPPQYVKPFVKRAKNDRNDAEAISEAASRPCMRSVVVKTVDQQADGIILKHHEMLVSQRTQAINALRGHAAEFGVVAAKGIVKVAALLIELAADNAIPATARAMFEQMGAHIEALDQRVAAVDSELAALHKANPVS